Within the Bradyrhizobium cosmicum genome, the region CGACTTCCTTGTCCGCGTCACTCAGATTGCCTTACCTGCCCTCGGCGATCGCGTCCCGGCAGTTCTGGAGCGTTTGCCCTGGTGTCCCGGATGCATCGATGATGGCCCAACCGACATGGCCGATATTATAGTGCTCTTGCCGCGCGGCAACCTCTTGCGTGGCGTCGGATGCGTCGCCCCGGCGGCCGCCGATCCGGGCCTGTCGGGTCGCGAGGTCTGCGACCAGGAATAGTCCGTTGAGCGGTACACCGCGTGCGCGCGCCAGCGCGGCCAAATCGTCCCGTTCGGATTCGCGTGCAAATACAGCATCGACGATGACGGAATGGCCTTGCGCCAGCACCTGCCGGGCGCGCTGTATCAGCATCTCGTACACGCGCGCTGTCACGTCAGGCCGGTACGTCGAGGGGGGCAACCGGTCGGTGTGCCCCACTTGAAACAGTTGCTTGCGAATGACGTCGCTGCGCAGCACGACGGCGCCCGGTTGCGGCGCTATGGTGGGGGCCAGCGCGCGGGCGAGCACGGACTTGCCGGTGCCCGACAGTCCGCCAACCGCGATCAGGCGAGGGGCGGGCGGATGAATCAAGGTTCGGGCGAGCTCGAAATAGCGGCGCGCCTCGTTGAGAATTTCGGGACGGTCGGCATTGGGCCGGTTCAGCCTCGCCAGCGCCACCTGCGCGCGGATCGACGCGCGGATGGACATGAACAGCGGCAGCGCGGCCAGGGCGTCGAGGGTCTCGACGGTTGCGTTGACCAGATACTGGTTGAGGACCGCATTGGCTGCGTCTGCCTGATCGTAGCGCAGCAGATCCATCAGGGTGAACGCGAGATCGTAGAGCACGTCCACGGTTGCCATCTGCGCATCGAATTCGATCGCGTCGAACAGGACGGGCTGGCGGTCGATCAGCACGATATTGGCAAGATGCAGATCGCCGTGACAGCGCCGCACGAAGCCGTGGAGCGCGCGTTGCTCCAGCGTGGCACGGAGGTTCAGGAAGGCCAGATGGGAGGCTTTGCCGAGCTGTTCGATGGCTGTCGCTTCAAGATGATCGCCGTTGCGCAGGCCGGTGCCATTGCCGTCGATCAGGGCAGGAATGGAGCCGATCCACGCCGCGCCGTCGGCAACGGTCGCCCTGGCATGCGATGATGCGATCGCATCGGCGATGGCGAGCGCCAGCTCGGCGCCCAGCGGGCCAGCCTTCGCCAAATGGTCCAGCGTCCGGTTCTCATCGAAGCGCGACATGTCGACCGCATACTCGATCGGCCGTCCGCGGCCGTCGATCTTGACCGATCCATCCGGCTCCTCCGTAATCGCCACGATACGGTGATAGATTTGCGGCGCGAGCGGCCGGTTGATCCTGATCTCTTCCTCGCAGGCCGCCTTGCGCTTGTCGAGCGTCGAATAATCGAGGAATGGAAACTTGACGGCGCGCTTGATCTTCAGCGCGCGATCGCCGTCCAGGAATACCGAGGCGCCATGCGTGTCGATCCGCGTGACACCGGCGTGTCCCGCGAGGGCCTGGAAAATCCGTTCCTGTGCCGCAGTGTCATCCGTCATCGAAGCACTCAGGGCGTCAGCACGGCTGCGCCGAGAATCCGGCCACCGCGCAGCATGCTCAGAACCTCGTTGGCCTGGTCGAGCGGAAATGCCGTCGTCTCGGTGCGCACGCCGGCTTGCGGAGCGATCTTGAGAAAATCGAGGCCATCCTGCCGGGTCAGATTGGCGACCGAGACCAGCTGCCGCTCCTCCCAGAGCAGATCATACTGAAAACTCGGAATGTCGGTCATGTGGATGCCGGCGCACACGACGCGACCGCCTTTGCGCACGGCGCGCAGCGCG harbors:
- a CDS encoding AAA family ATPase, encoding MTDDTAAQERIFQALAGHAGVTRIDTHGASVFLDGDRALKIKRAVKFPFLDYSTLDKRKAACEEEIRINRPLAPQIYHRIVAITEEPDGSVKIDGRGRPIEYAVDMSRFDENRTLDHLAKAGPLGAELALAIADAIASSHARATVADGAAWIGSIPALIDGNGTGLRNGDHLEATAIEQLGKASHLAFLNLRATLEQRALHGFVRRCHGDLHLANIVLIDRQPVLFDAIEFDAQMATVDVLYDLAFTLMDLLRYDQADAANAVLNQYLVNATVETLDALAALPLFMSIRASIRAQVALARLNRPNADRPEILNEARRYFELARTLIHPPAPRLIAVGGLSGTGKSVLARALAPTIAPQPGAVVLRSDVIRKQLFQVGHTDRLPPSTYRPDVTARVYEMLIQRARQVLAQGHSVIVDAVFARESERDDLAALARARGVPLNGLFLVADLATRQARIGGRRGDASDATQEVAARQEHYNIGHVGWAIIDASGTPGQTLQNCRDAIAEGR